From Methanobacterium formicicum, one genomic window encodes:
- a CDS encoding PAS domain S-box protein translates to MNDNNNGWNDQNRMKILKNEISNLKKEIAFKDEIFGITPNYILIIGLDGEILEVNGSVKNLNYRVDDAEIPAQLSQLNIIPSNEFYKYTQSIDSIFNNKINEPFESFLLGNGGGIRYVKVDLSPVKAEDEIIAISILARDITDLKLMEDSLQESLAIQEATLESVSNGIVVVNNHKKVICYNHKFLKMWNIPEELLESDENHVLNHISTSLEDPVEFQSIIKNIYQHPLENSTHILRFKDGRVYKAYSQPHITDHTITGRVWSFHDITHLKQTKKSLKESVAYYKTIFEHSGTATLIIEEDNTISLVNSESEKILGYPPYEVMGKKTWLDFVVPECQEQMREYRELRYKNSKLAPDNYEFRLVDKEGEVKDIMANICIIPGTKRILASILDITERNEVLEKITDSENKYRTLAEAVEDFIFMFDKNERLEYINEYAARKWKLNRQEVMGKPRSEIFPPEENELQSKYIQRVVAIKKTLRGENLVTMCPDSMWLDTALIPLKNNGDDVEKVLCVARDITERKEYELLLGRQNEIHKSMGTILTEAILSETEEELSQTCLTVCQDITGSEFGFICEKDEYGSFQTRAISEDLLTKHNLLNTDFYPLLRKLNIKIIWEELKTNKKPLIYNHFSPLKVNSLSEDKFPKNILMAPLLKNGEFMGLIGLCNKKTNYDFSDSKAMESISTTIVEALLRKRAEEKLKKALHDKEMLVREIHHRTKNNLMIMASLLNLTSADIEDEKAREIFHQIQTRAKSMALIHEKLYQSTNSKEINFGEYIRHLSRDLFHTFLREPGRVQLVLGLEDLNLDIDTAIPLGLILNELLTNSMKYAFPEESYGTITVKFYKKDEKYVMKVNDDGIGLPSDLDVDKTDTLGLQLIKNLIGQIDAEIKIQVDHGTQVTIKFSEKDYLS, encoded by the coding sequence ATGAACGACAACAATAATGGTTGGAATGATCAAAACCGGATGAAAATATTGAAAAATGAAATATCAAATCTAAAAAAGGAAATCGCCTTTAAGGATGAAATCTTTGGCATCACCCCTAACTACATCCTAATAATTGGATTAGACGGTGAGATCTTAGAGGTGAATGGCTCTGTAAAAAATTTGAATTACCGGGTAGATGACGCCGAGATTCCAGCCCAGCTTTCACAGCTCAACATTATACCTTCCAATGAATTTTATAAGTACACTCAATCTATTGATTCTATTTTTAATAACAAAATTAATGAACCCTTTGAATCATTCCTTTTAGGTAATGGGGGAGGAATTAGATATGTTAAAGTAGATCTTTCCCCAGTAAAAGCAGAGGATGAGATAATAGCCATCTCAATCTTGGCCAGGGACATAACCGACCTTAAATTAATGGAAGATTCATTACAGGAGTCATTGGCTATTCAAGAGGCCACCCTGGAATCTGTTTCCAATGGAATTGTAGTGGTTAACAACCATAAAAAAGTAATTTGTTACAATCATAAATTCCTAAAAATGTGGAATATCCCGGAAGAATTACTTGAATCCGATGAAAACCATGTATTGAACCATATCTCAACCAGTTTAGAAGATCCAGTGGAGTTTCAATCAATTATAAAAAACATCTACCAGCACCCCCTCGAGAACAGCACCCACATTTTAAGATTCAAGGATGGACGAGTTTATAAAGCTTACTCGCAACCACATATCACTGACCATACCATAACTGGAAGAGTATGGAGCTTTCATGACATTACGCACCTTAAACAAACTAAAAAATCATTGAAAGAATCTGTTGCTTACTATAAAACTATATTTGAGCATTCTGGAACCGCAACTCTCATTATTGAAGAGGATAACACCATATCCCTGGTTAACTCAGAATCAGAAAAAATCTTAGGTTACCCTCCCTACGAGGTTATGGGAAAAAAAACATGGCTTGACTTTGTAGTTCCGGAGTGCCAGGAGCAGATGAGGGAATATCGGGAGTTAAGATATAAAAATTCCAAACTAGCTCCAGATAACTATGAATTCCGTCTGGTTGATAAAGAAGGTGAAGTTAAAGATATAATGGCCAATATTTGCATTATTCCAGGAACAAAAAGGATTTTAGCTTCTATATTAGATATTACCGAACGAAACGAAGTTTTAGAAAAAATTACAGATAGTGAGAATAAATACAGAACTCTGGCCGAAGCTGTGGAAGACTTTATTTTTATGTTTGATAAAAACGAGCGTCTGGAGTACATCAATGAATACGCTGCCCGCAAATGGAAACTTAACCGTCAAGAGGTTATGGGCAAACCACGTAGCGAAATATTCCCCCCTGAGGAAAATGAACTACAAAGCAAGTATATTCAGAGAGTAGTGGCCATAAAAAAGACACTGAGAGGTGAAAACTTAGTCACCATGTGCCCGGACTCCATGTGGCTGGACACAGCCCTTATCCCCCTGAAAAATAATGGTGATGATGTGGAAAAAGTTCTGTGTGTGGCCCGAGACATCACCGAAAGGAAAGAATACGAATTACTCTTAGGACGACAAAATGAAATTCATAAATCCATGGGAACGATCTTAACTGAAGCAATCTTATCCGAAACAGAAGAAGAACTTAGTCAGACATGTTTGACTGTTTGTCAAGATATTACCGGTAGTGAATTCGGTTTTATCTGCGAAAAGGATGAATACGGCTCTTTTCAGACCAGAGCTATCAGTGAAGATCTTCTAACCAAGCACAATTTACTGAATACAGATTTTTATCCCCTGCTCCGCAAGCTCAATATCAAAATCATATGGGAAGAACTCAAAACCAACAAAAAACCCCTGATTTACAACCATTTCTCTCCCCTTAAAGTCAATTCTTTAAGTGAAGATAAATTTCCTAAAAATATCCTTATGGCTCCACTGTTAAAAAATGGAGAATTCATGGGACTCATTGGATTATGCAACAAAAAAACCAACTACGATTTTTCAGACAGTAAAGCCATGGAAAGCATTTCCACTACCATTGTAGAAGCATTACTCCGTAAAAGGGCAGAAGAAAAGTTGAAAAAGGCATTACATGACAAGGAAATGCTGGTGCGTGAAATCCACCACAGAACCAAAAACAACCTGATGATCATGGCCAGCCTCCTCAACCTCACCTCTGCGGATATTGAAGATGAAAAAGCCAGGGAGATATTCCACCAGATCCAGACCCGGGCCAAATCCATGGCCCTCATCCATGAAAAACTCTATCAATCCACAAACTCCAAAGAAATCAACTTTGGAGAGTACATACGACACCTCTCCCGTGATCTATTCCACACCTTCTTAAGAGAACCAGGGAGGGTGCAACTGGTACTGGGATTGGAGGATTTAAACCTGGACATTGACACTGCCATACCACTGGGCCTCATACTAAACGAGCTTCTAACCAATTCCATGAAGTATGCGTTCCCCGAAGAAAGTTATGGTACCATCACCGTTAAATTTTACAAAAAGGATGAAAAATACGTGATGAAAGTGAACGATGACGGAATTGGATTACCTTCCGACTTGGATGTAGATAAAACTGATACTTTAGGATTGCAGTTGATTAAAAATCTTATTGGCCAAATAGACGCGGAAATTAAGATCCAGGTAGACCATGGAACACAGGTAACCATTAAATTTTCTGAAAAAGACTATTTATCCTGA
- a CDS encoding HEAT repeat domain-containing protein: MSDDNNNQLLKELTDDDPQKRIEAAEKLGEAKSPDSIGPLIEALNDENPQVRYASAKALGLIGDLAIEPLVTILKSEEGNIRRYATLALKDIKSDTVVDHLVEALNDEDWSVRKFASKALGEIGNPAAVDPLIETLTDEDWGVRVAAVKALGDIGDERGIDPIKKARRAATGDKEFKKAANKALKKIPKK; the protein is encoded by the coding sequence GTGTCAGATGATAATAATAATCAATTATTGAAAGAATTAACAGATGATGATCCACAAAAAAGGATAGAAGCTGCCGAAAAATTGGGTGAAGCAAAAAGCCCCGATTCCATTGGCCCGCTTATCGAAGCGTTAAATGATGAGAATCCCCAGGTCCGTTATGCCTCAGCCAAGGCATTGGGATTGATAGGAGACCTGGCCATAGAACCTCTGGTAACCATATTAAAAAGTGAAGAAGGTAATATTCGCCGGTACGCCACCCTGGCCCTCAAGGATATCAAGAGTGACACCGTGGTTGACCATCTGGTGGAAGCCCTGAATGATGAGGATTGGAGTGTGCGCAAGTTCGCCTCCAAGGCACTGGGTGAGATAGGTAACCCTGCTGCCGTGGACCCCCTTATTGAAACCCTTACTGATGAAGACTGGGGTGTGAGGGTAGCCGCAGTTAAAGCACTGGGTGATATTGGTGATGAGCGGGGTATTGACCCCATCAAAAAGGCCCGCCGCGCAGCAACCGGGGATAAAGAGTTTAAAAAGGCAGCTAATAAAGCTTTGAAAAAGATACCAAAGAAGTAA
- a CDS encoding N-acetyltransferase, which yields MIKLLESHEVDEVMDVWLETTISAHSFISKKYWTDNYQPLKEGYIPVSTNFIYKKEGLVRGFISVRDNFFIGALFVLEKHQGKGIGGKLLDYCKSRYHYLELSVYIYNVKAVRFYQRHGFLIKSMQSNENSGFMEYIMSWEKKK from the coding sequence ATGATTAAACTATTAGAATCCCATGAAGTAGATGAAGTTATGGATGTATGGCTGGAGACCACCATATCTGCTCACAGTTTCATATCCAAGAAGTACTGGACTGACAATTACCAGCCCCTTAAAGAGGGTTATATACCGGTTTCCACTAATTTTATCTATAAAAAAGAGGGCTTAGTAAGGGGTTTCATCAGTGTTCGGGATAATTTCTTTATTGGTGCACTGTTCGTTCTGGAAAAGCACCAGGGAAAGGGTATAGGTGGAAAACTCCTGGATTACTGTAAATCACGGTATCACTACTTAGAACTGAGTGTTTACATCTACAATGTAAAGGCAGTTAGATTTTACCAGCGACATGGATTTCTTATTAAATCCATGCAATCCAATGAAAATTCAGGGTTCATGGAGTACATTATGTCCTGGGAAAAAAAGAAATAA
- a CDS encoding carbon-nitrogen hydrolase family protein, whose amino-acid sequence MKDHLKVALCQMRVVEDKNENIARALEIISQAAPQVDLVILPEMWNCPYETSLFPEYAEEADSSPSLGAISEVAKKEKIHILAGSIPEKDKGKIYNSSFLFNPQGEIIGRHRKVHLFDIDVPGKIRFKESETLSPGDQLTVVDTPLCRIGICICYDIRFSELLRLMSLKGAQLMIIPGAFNLTTGPAHWEALIRVRAMDNQVYLAAASPSRDLNASYVAYGHSMVADPWGTVIAEAGTGEEILYASLDLDRISQTRQELPLLKNRRTDLYQIKDK is encoded by the coding sequence ATGAAGGACCATTTAAAGGTTGCACTGTGTCAAATGAGGGTTGTTGAAGATAAGAATGAAAACATAGCCCGTGCACTGGAAATCATCAGCCAAGCCGCCCCCCAAGTGGACCTAGTAATACTTCCCGAGATGTGGAATTGCCCCTATGAAACTAGCCTATTTCCAGAATATGCCGAGGAAGCAGATAGTAGCCCCAGCTTAGGTGCTATTTCTGAGGTTGCTAAGAAGGAAAAAATTCATATCCTTGCTGGTTCTATTCCAGAAAAAGATAAGGGGAAAATATATAATTCCAGTTTCCTTTTCAATCCCCAGGGGGAAATAATTGGCCGGCATCGCAAAGTTCACCTTTTTGATATTGATGTACCGGGTAAAATCAGATTCAAGGAATCAGAAACCCTTTCTCCTGGTGATCAACTTACCGTGGTAGACACACCACTGTGCAGGATCGGTATTTGCATCTGTTATGATATCCGTTTCAGTGAATTACTGCGCCTAATGTCCCTGAAAGGGGCTCAACTAATGATTATCCCTGGTGCTTTTAATCTCACCACTGGACCCGCCCACTGGGAAGCGTTAATAAGGGTGAGAGCCATGGATAACCAGGTTTACCTGGCTGCTGCATCACCCTCCCGAGATCTCAATGCATCCTACGTGGCTTACGGTCATTCCATGGTGGCCGATCCCTGGGGAACGGTAATTGCTGAAGCAGGAACCGGAGAAGAAATATTATATGCTTCCCTTGATCTGGATAGAATATCCCAGACCCGACAGGAACTCCCCCTTCTTAAAAACAGACGCACTGACCTTTACCAAATTAAGGATAAATAA
- a CDS encoding succinylglutamate desuccinylase/aspartoacylase family protein: MKKGPSLYPKKKSRSNKKILFINGKLLVTGLFILVLCTLILMNIPYENPPLATGLEVSSSPNYKITIVDNSTGGDVSSNTVLMDNLNQTPVTMEVVEAAKQGTPMIVLGDGSRPRIMLVAGVHGGELPPQLAALNLINELNGEKIKGTVYIIPFAIPLNTATGNRTPNNSDPDRVAHNPGTPLNNIINTSLQCDVTLLVDFHSAQPNDIPGKNCIIYYPQNNKSQELAQYMGNRTGSPLVEVGPYPGVLSTVSNQNGITSVVCEVLSPHNKTDPGSLNLSYQYMKAFLDYSGVYKAD; this comes from the coding sequence ATGAAAAAGGGGCCATCATTATACCCTAAGAAAAAATCCAGGTCCAATAAAAAAATCCTGTTCATCAACGGAAAATTACTGGTTACAGGACTCTTTATCTTAGTTCTGTGTACCCTTATTTTAATGAACATTCCCTATGAAAACCCACCACTGGCCACAGGATTGGAAGTGTCCAGTTCACCTAATTACAAAATAACAATTGTAGATAACTCCACCGGGGGGGATGTGTCCAGTAACACGGTTTTAATGGATAACCTAAACCAAACACCGGTAACCATGGAGGTTGTGGAGGCTGCTAAACAGGGAACCCCCATGATTGTATTGGGGGATGGAAGCCGTCCCCGCATCATGCTGGTGGCCGGAGTTCACGGGGGAGAATTACCCCCACAACTGGCTGCCCTCAACCTCATAAATGAACTTAATGGGGAAAAAATCAAGGGAACAGTGTATATTATTCCCTTTGCCATCCCCCTTAACACCGCCACTGGTAACAGAACCCCTAACAACAGTGACCCGGATAGGGTGGCCCATAATCCAGGAACTCCTCTAAACAACATAATCAACACTTCCCTCCAGTGTGATGTTACCTTGCTGGTTGATTTCCACTCCGCACAACCCAACGACATTCCGGGAAAAAATTGCATTATATACTATCCTCAAAATAATAAAAGCCAGGAGTTAGCCCAGTACATGGGGAATAGAACTGGATCGCCCCTGGTGGAGGTGGGACCATACCCTGGTGTTCTTTCCACCGTAAGCAATCAGAATGGTATCACCTCAGTGGTGTGTGAAGTTTTATCCCCTCACAATAAAACGGATCCCGGGAGCTTGAATTTATCCTACCAGTATATGAAGGCATTTTTAGATTATTCTGGAGTTTATAAGGCTGATTAA
- a CDS encoding TIR domain-containing protein, with amino-acid sequence MFQEDMKIYHLFISHNGEGDEEYLTFIQRLIEARDFEWEDHGIPGNNGSEDLNKQIEPAEVVIILSGLYARHHDLIQEQVNIAQKLGKPLVLIRPYGMEEVPGELEKIASGVVGWNRVCIVERIQESLEDE; translated from the coding sequence ATGTTTCAAGAGGACATGAAAATTTATCATCTGTTTATCAGCCACAATGGCGAAGGAGACGAAGAATACCTTACCTTCATCCAGAGACTCATCGAAGCACGTGATTTTGAATGGGAAGACCATGGAATCCCCGGGAATAACGGCAGCGAAGATTTGAATAAGCAAATTGAACCAGCCGAGGTGGTGATTATTCTCTCTGGCCTATACGCAAGACACCATGATTTAATCCAGGAACAAGTGAATATTGCCCAAAAACTGGGTAAACCCCTGGTTTTAATTCGTCCTTATGGAATGGAAGAAGTTCCTGGGGAATTGGAAAAAATAGCCAGTGGTGTTGTAGGCTGGAATAGGGTGTGTATTGTAGAACGGATTCAGGAGTCTTTAGAAGATGAATAA